From Nicotiana tabacum cultivar K326 chromosome 15, ASM71507v2, whole genome shotgun sequence, the proteins below share one genomic window:
- the LOC107771776 gene encoding uncharacterized protein LOC107771776 → MEWRKCYLDVILVPLGFMICMGYHIWLWHKVKTQPFQTIIGTNANGRRLWVSAIMKDNDKKNILAVQTFRNTIMGSTLMATTSILLCSGLAAVISSTYSVKKPLNDAVYGGHGEFMVALKYVTLLLIFLFSFICYSISIRFINQVNFLINCPEDIFGIVSIEYISELLEKSFILNTVGNRLFYAALTLVLWIFGPVLVFLCSISLVTVLYNLDIVISQDEKGKMVHHHHENGINGASDFVVSV, encoded by the exons atggaatGGAGGAAGTGTTATTTGGATGTAATATTAGTTCCATTAGGGTTTATGATATGTATGGGATATCATATTTGGTTATGGCATAAGGTTAAGACACAACCTTTTCAAACTATTATTGGAACCAATGCTAATGGCAGACGTTTATGGGTTTCTGCCATTATGAAG GACAATGACAAGAAAAACATATTGGCAGTTCAAACATTCAGAAACACAATAATGGGATCAACTCTAATGGCAACAACATCAATCCTTCTTTGCTCTGGCCTAGCTGCAGTAATAAGCAGCACGTACAGTGTCAAAAAACCCTTAAACGACGCCGTTTATGGCGGTCACGGAGAATTTATGGTGGCACTAAAATATGTGACACTTTTGCTAATTTTCCTCTTCTCATTCATTTGTTATTCCATCTCAATTAGGTTCATAAACCAAGTGAATTTCCTAATCAATTGTCCAGAAGATATTTTTGGAATAGTGAGCATTGAATACATCTCTGAATTACTTGAAAAGAGTTTCATTTTGAACACAGTGGGGAATAGGTTGTTCTATGCAGCATTAACACTTGTACTTTGGATATTTGGACCTGTTTTGGTTTTCTTGTGTTCTATTAGTTTGGTCACTGTGCTTTACAATCTTGATATTGTGATTTCTCAAGATGAAAAGGGCAAAATGGTACATCATCATCATGAAAATGGTATTAATGGTGCTTCTGATTTTGTTGTATCTGTCTAA